The following are encoded in a window of Armatimonas rosea genomic DNA:
- a CDS encoding Ig-like domain-containing protein: MRVTVAAFLMLSCGVASLSLSGCGGSSVAPATGLEMRIQWPEISRLVPAATQSVRVVVKDAGGFQTFRVANRPASGSFSTLVFFGLQPGDLSVDASAFPAADAQGVALAASSTKVTVSSGNQTNLQLSLASTVDRIEVSPASLSIRPGSAQTLTGTAKDSAGNLVPLSTSKTRWSSSDATVASVDSAGKVTALKEGSTNVTFTDTESGKAGTSLVVVTSSAAGIVDRVEVTPTTNALTVAQTKTLTATLRDASNGALPAAPGTWSSSDATVASVDSSGKVTALKNGAATITFTHTATGKTGTASVTVTTPTVNSVTINPATASLTVNQETTLQAILKDSSGTILPLEEGTWASSNAALVSVDANGKIKGLGVTSSPVLITFTHTASGKSGSASVTVLGTL; encoded by the coding sequence ATGAGAGTAACGGTAGCGGCGTTTTTGATGCTTTCTTGTGGCGTGGCATCCCTGAGCCTGAGTGGCTGCGGGGGCTCGTCGGTGGCCCCGGCGACGGGCTTGGAGATGCGGATTCAGTGGCCGGAGATCTCCCGCCTCGTGCCCGCGGCGACCCAGAGTGTCCGGGTGGTGGTGAAGGATGCCGGTGGTTTTCAGACCTTCCGCGTGGCCAACCGCCCCGCTTCGGGGAGCTTTAGCACGCTGGTCTTCTTTGGGCTCCAGCCCGGTGACCTGAGTGTCGATGCCAGTGCCTTCCCCGCCGCCGATGCGCAGGGTGTCGCGCTGGCGGCGTCCAGTACCAAGGTGACGGTATCCAGTGGGAACCAGACCAACCTCCAGCTCTCGCTCGCCAGCACTGTGGATCGCATCGAGGTCTCCCCGGCGAGCCTGAGTATCCGCCCCGGCTCCGCCCAGACCCTCACCGGAACCGCCAAGGACAGCGCGGGCAATCTTGTCCCGCTGAGCACCAGCAAGACCCGCTGGAGCTCCAGTGATGCCACCGTGGCAAGTGTCGATAGCGCGGGTAAGGTGACCGCGCTCAAAGAGGGCTCCACCAATGTCACCTTCACCGACACCGAGTCCGGGAAGGCAGGGACGAGCCTCGTGGTGGTGACCAGTAGCGCGGCGGGGATTGTCGATCGTGTCGAGGTGACCCCCACCACCAATGCCCTGACAGTCGCCCAGACCAAGACCCTCACCGCCACCCTGCGCGATGCCAGCAACGGCGCCCTCCCCGCCGCTCCGGGAACCTGGTCCTCCAGCGATGCGACCGTCGCCAGCGTGGACAGCTCCGGCAAGGTAACCGCCCTCAAAAACGGCGCGGCTACGATTACCTTCACCCACACCGCCACGGGCAAGACTGGCACCGCCAGTGTCACGGTCACCACCCCGACCGTCAATAGTGTCACCATCAACCCCGCGACGGCATCCCTGACGGTCAACCAAGAGACCACCCTACAAGCGATCCTCAAGGACAGCTCGGGGACAATCCTCCCGCTGGAAGAGGGGACGTGGGCATCTAGCAATGCGGCGCTGGTCTCCGTAGATGCCAATGGGAAGATCAAGGGGCTCGGTGTCACCAGCAGCCCCGTGCTGATTACCTTCACCCACACCGCCAGCGGGAAGTCCGGCAGCGCCAGTGTCACCGTGCTCGGGACGCTCTAA
- a CDS encoding endonuclease domain-containing protein, whose amino-acid sequence MWAMKPKPRYWRGASPELQRWAWENRMTPTEAEETLWEMLRGKRLAGLRFRRQHAYETYIFDFYCPEFRLIIEVDGGYHNSELQAEKDTERDNYLASCGFRIVRLTNSEVLHQLPLTLAKIIEATNRIVPPPGGG is encoded by the coding sequence ATGTGGGCGATGAAACCAAAACCAAGATACTGGCGTGGCGCTTCCCCAGAGCTCCAGCGCTGGGCCTGGGAGAACCGAATGACACCGACAGAGGCCGAAGAAACACTGTGGGAGATGCTACGTGGAAAGCGTCTAGCAGGCCTTCGTTTCCGTCGCCAGCATGCCTACGAGACCTACATCTTTGATTTTTACTGCCCCGAGTTCCGGCTGATTATTGAGGTGGACGGTGGCTACCACAACAGCGAGCTACAAGCGGAGAAAGATACCGAGCGTGACAACTACCTAGCTAGCTGTGGATTTCGTATCGTGCGGCTCACCAACAGTGAAGTTCTCCACCAGCTTCCCCTCACCCTCGCCAAAATCATAGAAGCCACAAACCGCATTGTCCCCCCGCCGGGCGGGGGTTAG
- the argG gene encoding argininosuccinate synthase → MDKILLSLPKGENVGIAFSGGLDTSAAIAWMRHHGAIPYTYTAHLAQPDEKDYNDITRRALEYGAEAARLIDCRDLLVHEGLIALQCGAFHISSGGKTYFNTTPLGRAVTGTLLVKAMEEDGVNIWGDGSTYKGNDIERFYRYGLMANPALRIYKPWLDQTFVTELGGRQGMSEWLVAHGFDYKMSAEKAYSTDSNIWGATHEAKELEFLSKGLRIVEPIMCVKHWDPSVEIAAEEVSIRFEEGFPVALNGQSFESQVELVMEANRIGGRHGLGISDQIENRIIEAKSRGIYEAPGMALLYTAYERLLSAIHNEGTIDNYRTLGRKLGRQLYEGRWFDPQSLMLRDTLQKWVGRAITGEVTLELRRGDDYSILDTTGPHLTYHPERLSMERVEGEAFSPIDRIGQLHMRNLDIADSREKLAVYQEAGVLPAGSGIGGLLE, encoded by the coding sequence ATGGATAAGATTCTTCTCTCTCTCCCCAAAGGTGAGAACGTCGGTATTGCGTTCTCCGGGGGCCTTGACACGTCGGCGGCGATTGCCTGGATGCGGCACCATGGCGCGATTCCCTACACCTACACGGCGCACCTCGCCCAGCCCGATGAAAAAGACTACAACGACATCACCCGCCGCGCCCTGGAGTACGGTGCCGAGGCCGCGCGCCTGATCGACTGCCGGGACCTGCTGGTGCACGAGGGGCTGATCGCGCTGCAGTGCGGGGCGTTTCATATCTCCAGCGGTGGCAAGACCTACTTCAACACGACCCCGCTAGGCCGCGCGGTCACGGGGACCCTGCTGGTCAAGGCGATGGAGGAGGACGGTGTCAATATCTGGGGCGATGGCTCCACCTACAAGGGCAACGATATCGAGCGCTTCTACCGCTACGGCCTGATGGCAAACCCGGCGCTGCGGATCTACAAGCCCTGGCTGGACCAGACCTTTGTGACCGAGCTGGGCGGGCGCCAGGGGATGAGCGAGTGGCTCGTGGCCCATGGCTTTGACTACAAGATGAGCGCCGAGAAGGCCTACTCCACCGACTCCAATATCTGGGGCGCGACCCACGAGGCCAAGGAGCTGGAGTTTCTCTCCAAGGGCCTGCGGATTGTCGAGCCGATCATGTGCGTGAAGCACTGGGACCCGAGCGTGGAGATCGCCGCCGAGGAAGTCAGCATTCGCTTCGAGGAGGGCTTCCCGGTCGCGCTGAACGGGCAGAGCTTTGAGAGTCAGGTCGAGCTGGTGATGGAGGCTAACCGGATCGGGGGGCGCCACGGGCTGGGTATCTCCGACCAGATCGAGAACCGCATTATCGAGGCCAAGAGCCGCGGCATCTACGAGGCCCCCGGAATGGCGCTGCTCTACACCGCCTACGAGCGCCTGCTGAGCGCGATCCACAACGAGGGGACGATCGACAACTACCGGACGCTGGGCCGCAAGCTGGGTCGCCAGCTCTACGAGGGCCGCTGGTTCGACCCGCAGAGCCTGATGCTGCGCGACACGCTGCAGAAGTGGGTGGGCCGCGCGATCACGGGCGAGGTGACCCTGGAGCTACGCCGCGGCGACGACTACTCGATCCTGGACACCACCGGCCCGCACCTGACCTACCACCCGGAGCGCCTCTCGATGGAGCGTGTCGAGGGCGAGGCGTTCTCTCCCATCGACCGCATCGGGCAGCTGCACATGCGCAACCTGGATATCGCCGACTCCCGCGAGAAGCTGGCGGTCTACCAGGAAGCCGGCGTCCTGCCCGCCGGTAGCGGCATCGGTGGGCTGCTGGAGTAG
- a CDS encoding AI-2E family transporter, with protein sequence MVARREAFLAGLFGALGVAVAALSLFFAYRFLQTAIAVSTPFVAALVIALLCDPVVNKIQQHVGFTRGKRAPAVALVFVFFLLGFIALVVLVVPSLIEQIGKLVEWVTGNGMSQLQAGVNDWLKGHPKLGPITLPRSINSLSQQYYDQAIAAAKQVGPKLLNTVIGSFSGLLNVILIPLLTFFLLMDLGRFRRRLIFLLPTSLRASFVGVTSDVGEVFSNYLRGMLQVSLGYMATASLLFAVLCLILAPKMLGYVLLIGIISGALYVVPYIGFLGAAATSVIVAMVAGAGAPMIIGGVILLAVLNFSFDNIITPRIVGSGVGVHPIVAMFALLIGASLFGLWGMLLAYPAAGSIQVVLFRLFPKLAQPTPETAGSEVEAH encoded by the coding sequence ATGGTCGCGCGGCGGGAGGCGTTTCTTGCAGGGCTCTTTGGGGCCCTGGGCGTCGCTGTGGCAGCTCTGTCGCTCTTTTTCGCCTATCGCTTTCTCCAGACCGCGATCGCGGTCAGCACCCCCTTTGTCGCCGCTCTGGTGATCGCCCTGCTCTGCGATCCTGTTGTCAATAAGATCCAGCAGCATGTCGGCTTTACCCGTGGCAAGCGCGCCCCCGCAGTCGCCCTGGTGTTTGTCTTCTTTCTCCTGGGCTTTATCGCCCTCGTTGTCCTTGTGGTCCCCAGCCTGATCGAGCAGATCGGCAAGCTGGTCGAGTGGGTCACGGGCAATGGCATGAGCCAGCTCCAAGCCGGTGTCAATGACTGGCTCAAGGGACACCCCAAGCTCGGCCCCATCACGCTCCCCCGCTCCATCAACAGCCTCTCCCAGCAGTACTACGACCAGGCGATCGCGGCGGCCAAGCAGGTCGGGCCGAAGCTGCTCAATACCGTGATCGGCTCGTTCTCCGGGCTCCTCAACGTGATCCTGATCCCTCTGCTGACCTTCTTTCTCCTGATGGACCTGGGACGGTTTCGGCGACGGCTGATCTTCTTGCTCCCCACCAGCCTGCGGGCGTCGTTTGTGGGAGTCACCAGCGATGTCGGAGAGGTCTTTAGCAACTACCTGCGGGGAATGCTCCAGGTCAGCCTCGGGTACATGGCAACCGCCAGCCTCCTCTTCGCCGTTCTCTGCCTGATCCTCGCCCCCAAGATGCTAGGCTATGTCTTGCTGATTGGGATCATCAGCGGGGCGCTCTATGTCGTGCCCTACATTGGCTTCCTCGGGGCCGCGGCGACATCGGTGATTGTGGCGATGGTAGCCGGAGCGGGTGCCCCGATGATAATCGGCGGCGTTATCTTGCTGGCGGTGCTGAACTTCTCGTTTGACAATATCATCACGCCTCGCATTGTCGGCAGTGGAGTGGGAGTGCACCCGATTGTCGCCATGTTCGCGCTCCTTATCGGTGCATCGCTCTTTGGGCTCTGGGGAATGCTCCTGGCCTACCCCGCCGCGGGGAGCATTCAGGTCGTGCTCTTCCGCCTCTTCCCCAAGCTCGCCCAGCCGACCCCGGAGACAGCGGGCAGTGAGGTTGAAGCCCACTAG
- a CDS encoding YtxH domain-containing protein — translation MEEEDDNSTFVNLAAGFVVGLATGGLLGLLFAPKPGSELREDLKDRTEEAMDRLQEATSDLVARSKDLATQTKENLAHSLEAGKTAYAEKREELMAQLDA, via the coding sequence ATGGAAGAAGAAGACGATAACAGTACGTTTGTGAACCTTGCCGCGGGCTTCGTGGTGGGTCTGGCGACCGGAGGGCTCCTGGGTCTGCTCTTTGCCCCCAAGCCCGGCTCCGAGCTACGCGAGGACCTCAAGGATCGCACGGAAGAGGCGATGGACCGCCTGCAAGAGGCCACCAGTGACCTGGTCGCCCGGAGCAAGGACCTCGCCACCCAGACCAAAGAGAACCTCGCGCACTCCCTCGAAGCGGGCAAGACTGCCTACGCCGAGAAGCGTGAGGAGCTCATGGCGCAGCTGGACGCCTAG
- the mnmA gene encoding tRNA 2-thiouridine(34) synthase MnmA, with amino-acid sequence MSAREKVVVAMSGGVDSSVAAALLVEQGYDVIGITLQIWQESTTETKGAGCCSLGAVEDARRVATRIGIPHYVLNYKQPFADAVIKPFIEDYRRGRTPNPCVNCNRYIKFDALLEKTLELGASKLATGHYAKVFHDTQSGRWGLARASDSTKDQTYALYATKQHQLAHMTMPLGELSSKAETRALARQYGLLVANKPDSQEICFVQGGKYTEFLAKEAPELLQTGTFVDAEGNKLGSHEGSAFFTVGQRKRINVGSPLPLYVLRVEAETNTVVVGKDEELLAEGCEVEDLNWVALAPPPVGEPIPCEVKIRYNMHSRPATLTRHADETVSVAFDEPLRAVAPGQAAVFYGVGPQADQLLGGGTIVR; translated from the coding sequence GTGAGTGCTCGTGAAAAAGTAGTTGTGGCAATGAGCGGCGGGGTGGACTCGTCGGTGGCAGCGGCCTTGCTTGTCGAGCAGGGCTACGATGTTATCGGCATCACCCTCCAGATCTGGCAGGAGAGCACCACCGAGACAAAGGGCGCGGGTTGTTGCTCCCTCGGGGCGGTCGAGGACGCACGCCGGGTCGCCACCCGGATCGGGATTCCCCACTATGTCCTCAACTACAAGCAGCCCTTCGCCGATGCCGTGATCAAGCCCTTTATCGAGGACTACCGGCGCGGACGCACCCCCAACCCCTGTGTCAACTGCAACCGCTACATCAAGTTCGATGCCCTCTTGGAGAAAACTCTAGAGCTAGGGGCGAGCAAGCTGGCGACCGGCCACTACGCCAAGGTCTTCCACGACACGCAGAGCGGGCGCTGGGGGCTGGCACGCGCCTCCGATAGCACCAAGGACCAGACCTACGCCCTCTACGCCACCAAGCAGCACCAGCTCGCGCACATGACCATGCCCCTGGGAGAGCTCAGTAGCAAGGCCGAGACCCGTGCGCTGGCCCGTCAGTACGGCCTGCTGGTCGCCAACAAGCCCGACTCCCAGGAGATCTGCTTCGTGCAGGGCGGCAAGTACACCGAGTTTCTCGCAAAAGAGGCTCCCGAGCTCCTCCAGACCGGGACCTTTGTGGACGCCGAGGGCAACAAGCTGGGCAGCCACGAGGGCTCCGCGTTCTTCACGGTCGGGCAGCGCAAGCGCATCAATGTCGGCTCCCCGCTCCCGCTCTATGTCCTGCGTGTGGAGGCGGAGACCAATACCGTCGTGGTTGGCAAGGACGAGGAGCTCCTGGCAGAGGGCTGCGAGGTCGAGGACCTCAACTGGGTCGCGCTGGCACCGCCTCCCGTGGGCGAGCCCATCCCCTGCGAGGTGAAGATACGCTACAATATGCACTCCCGCCCCGCCACGCTCACACGCCACGCCGATGAGACAGTCTCGGTGGCGTTCGACGAGCCCCTGCGGGCAGTCGCTCCCGGCCAGGCGGCGGTTTTCTACGGAGTCGGGCCACAGGCAGATCAGCTCCTCGGGGGCGGAACAATAGTTAGGTAA
- a CDS encoding Maf family protein, translated as MRERQALSKLILASASPRRRQLLALLGVEFIVQVSQFDEDSLAYLTDGQEYVQQAALGKAHDIAQRHAGWVLGVDTDVVAPDGTILGKPADNAEATAMLRSLSGKTHTVYSGIALLTVAEPGKIVAQETCVVATRVTMASLPDEAIAAYVATGEPLDKAGGYGIQGGAMPFVTHIDGDPSNVIGLPLWSVATLLSQANIPLWQGRETNPGS; from the coding sequence CTGAGGGAGAGGCAAGCGCTGAGTAAGCTCATCCTGGCGTCGGCGTCCCCACGCCGGCGCCAGCTCCTGGCCCTTTTAGGGGTGGAGTTCATCGTGCAGGTGAGCCAGTTCGACGAAGACTCGCTCGCCTACCTCACCGATGGGCAGGAGTATGTCCAGCAGGCGGCACTCGGGAAGGCACACGATATCGCCCAGCGCCACGCGGGCTGGGTTCTCGGGGTGGACACCGATGTGGTGGCCCCCGATGGGACGATCCTCGGCAAGCCCGCCGACAATGCCGAAGCGACCGCCATGCTCCGCTCGCTCTCGGGCAAGACCCACACTGTCTACTCGGGAATCGCCCTGCTCACGGTCGCAGAGCCAGGCAAGATTGTCGCCCAGGAGACCTGCGTGGTCGCCACCCGCGTGACCATGGCGTCCCTCCCCGACGAGGCAATCGCGGCCTATGTTGCCACAGGCGAGCCCCTCGATAAGGCCGGTGGCTACGGCATCCAAGGCGGCGCGATGCCCTTTGTAACCCACATCGACGGCGACCCCTCCAATGTGATCGGGCTCCCCCTCTGGAGCGTGGCGACGCTACTTTCTCAGGCAAATATTCCGCTCTGGCAAGGCAGAGAGACAAATCCTGGGTCATAA
- the hpt gene encoding hypoxanthine phosphoribosyltransferase, producing the protein MSHPMHDDIQEVLYTQEQIQQRVRELGAQLTEDYAGRDLHLVTILKGSLPFLADLMRAIDLPLTVDLMGVSSYAGIHSTGEVRVTMDLDETIEGRHVVIVEDIIDTGNTLSYVLRNLRQRAPASVKIVTFLDKPARRGSPLEADYVGFTIPDDFVIGYGLDWNQRYRNLPYIGILKRDVYAGPL; encoded by the coding sequence ATGTCCCACCCTATGCACGATGACATTCAAGAGGTTCTCTACACACAGGAGCAGATCCAGCAGCGGGTTCGCGAGCTGGGAGCGCAGCTGACCGAGGACTACGCCGGGCGCGACCTGCACCTGGTGACGATTTTGAAGGGCTCGCTGCCGTTTCTGGCCGATCTAATGCGCGCCATCGACCTGCCACTCACCGTGGACCTGATGGGAGTTTCGTCGTATGCGGGCATCCACTCCACCGGCGAGGTGCGGGTGACGATGGACCTCGACGAGACCATCGAGGGGCGGCATGTGGTGATTGTCGAGGACATTATCGACACGGGCAACACGCTCAGCTATGTCCTGCGCAACCTGCGCCAGCGCGCCCCTGCCTCGGTGAAGATTGTCACGTTCCTGGACAAGCCCGCCCGCCGTGGCTCGCCCCTGGAGGCAGACTATGTCGGCTTCACCATCCCCGATGACTTCGTGATTGGCTACGGCCTCGACTGGAACCAGCGCTACCGGAACCTGCCCTACATCGGCATTCTCAAGCGCGATGTCTACGCCGGACCGCTCTAG
- a CDS encoding type II toxin-antitoxin system VapC family toxin, whose product MYLLDTNHLSQLQRRGPAQEYLSARLEQVPSEQVATAIVCLEEEFRGWMSYLASLRSVEAHVQAYQRLQTLLENFNSLTVLPFDQTALDIFQELWLRRIRVSTMDLKIAAIALATDATLLTQNTGDFSRIAEHAPMLRFTDWTVMP is encoded by the coding sequence ATGTATCTGCTAGACACAAATCACCTGAGCCAGCTCCAGCGTCGTGGCCCGGCTCAAGAGTACCTGAGTGCTCGATTAGAACAAGTGCCCTCAGAGCAAGTGGCGACAGCCATTGTCTGCCTAGAAGAAGAATTTCGGGGATGGATGTCGTATCTTGCCTCGCTTCGATCTGTAGAGGCACATGTCCAAGCCTACCAGCGGCTCCAAACTCTCCTTGAGAATTTCAACTCCCTGACGGTCTTGCCATTTGACCAAACCGCACTAGATATTTTCCAGGAGCTCTGGCTACGGCGCATACGAGTCAGCACCATGGACCTAAAAATTGCGGCTATCGCCCTCGCAACAGACGCAACTCTCCTCACACAAAACACAGGCGATTTTTCCCGAATTGCGGAACATGCCCCAATGCTACGCTTCACGGATTGGACTGTCATGCCATGA
- a CDS encoding ABC transporter permease encodes MKKLRAFIPELVAVGLLIVAFIVSAAREPRFLDVAYLFDRSTLYTETALLAIALTLVIVAGHIDLSCTAILALVGAIVTTLNSKGLPFGLCAALAPVLGGLLGAVNGWLVAKRRLPSLVVTLGTMALFRGGAQILLGDHSLPVPEAFQHFEKLAIPRTYFHAPLFLTLGFAIAAGLLLHKTVFGRYVNAVGTNAEAARYSGVPVPGVLMKLFVLSGAVAGIAALTMLSRLGVARFDHARGLELDAITAVVLGGTSIFGGRGTIFGSLAALLLIGVVQTGMGVAGVKAENQVTAIGILLLVAVLLANLTARKKR; translated from the coding sequence ATGAAAAAGCTTCGTGCGTTTATCCCCGAGCTGGTCGCGGTGGGCCTGCTGATTGTCGCCTTTATTGTCAGCGCCGCCCGCGAGCCGCGCTTTCTGGATGTGGCGTATCTCTTCGACCGCTCGACCCTCTACACCGAGACCGCTCTGCTGGCGATTGCGCTCACGCTGGTGATTGTCGCGGGGCACATCGACCTCTCCTGCACCGCGATTCTTGCGCTGGTCGGGGCGATTGTGACGACGCTAAACAGCAAGGGGCTCCCGTTTGGGCTCTGCGCCGCGCTCGCCCCCGTGCTGGGCGGCCTGCTCGGCGCGGTCAATGGCTGGCTGGTCGCCAAGCGCCGGTTGCCGTCGCTGGTGGTCACCCTCGGGACCATGGCGCTCTTTCGGGGCGGGGCGCAGATTCTGCTAGGCGACCACTCCCTGCCCGTCCCTGAAGCGTTCCAGCACTTCGAGAAGCTGGCGATCCCCCGCACTTACTTCCACGCCCCGCTCTTTCTGACTCTGGGCTTTGCGATTGCGGCGGGTCTTCTGCTCCATAAAACAGTCTTTGGGCGCTATGTCAATGCCGTGGGCACCAACGCCGAGGCGGCGCGCTACTCCGGGGTTCCTGTGCCAGGTGTCCTGATGAAGCTCTTTGTCCTCTCGGGCGCGGTCGCCGGGATCGCCGCGCTGACCATGCTCTCCCGTCTCGGGGTCGCCCGCTTCGACCACGCGCGCGGCCTTGAGCTCGATGCCATCACCGCCGTGGTGCTGGGCGGCACGAGCATCTTCGGCGGGCGTGGGACGATCTTTGGTTCCCTAGCCGCACTTCTTCTGATCGGCGTGGTCCAGACCGGCATGGGAGTCGCGGGGGTCAAGGCCGAAAACCAAGTCACCGCCATCGGGATTCTGCTCCTCGTAGCCGTCCTGCTCGCCAACCTCACCGCCCGCAAAAAGCGATAA
- a CDS encoding ABC transporter permease, giving the protein MPRRELPIAVALIALIVVVSVIQPRFLSESSIQSVLLWLPLIAVCAMGQMLVILTRGIDVSVGSTLALSGMLTAMLLRDHKDLNVFVAAAIGAGIGGGLGAVNGLLIAFARVPAIVATLATLGIYRGLTFVVSGGVQVNDYEIPKALAAWTTTGLFNNKLPWVVLVAALVAFLTHAFLTRTRIGRNLYAIGGNPDAAALRGVPVRPVILLAYVLCGMGAGLAGVLYASRFGNVNPASIGNGFELLVIAAAVIGGTSIFGGVGSATGAFLGCVLLGVINVALAVLQIADTWQTAVYGLVILAAVLFDDATARRLRLNATGEE; this is encoded by the coding sequence ATGCCTCGCCGTGAGCTCCCTATCGCTGTTGCCCTGATCGCCCTGATCGTCGTTGTCAGTGTGATCCAGCCACGCTTCCTCTCCGAGTCGTCGATTCAGTCGGTCCTGCTCTGGCTCCCGCTGATCGCAGTCTGCGCCATGGGCCAGATGCTGGTGATCCTGACGCGGGGGATCGATGTCTCGGTGGGCTCGACCCTGGCGCTCTCGGGGATGCTGACCGCGATGCTCCTGCGGGACCACAAGGACCTGAACGTGTTTGTCGCCGCCGCGATTGGGGCGGGGATTGGCGGGGGACTCGGCGCGGTCAATGGCCTGCTGATCGCCTTTGCCCGTGTCCCCGCCATTGTCGCGACGCTCGCCACGCTGGGAATCTACCGTGGCCTGACCTTCGTGGTGAGCGGCGGTGTCCAGGTCAACGACTACGAAATCCCTAAGGCCCTGGCGGCCTGGACCACGACCGGGCTCTTTAACAACAAGCTTCCCTGGGTGGTCTTAGTGGCCGCGCTGGTTGCCTTTCTCACCCATGCGTTCCTCACGCGGACGCGGATCGGTCGGAACCTCTACGCCATCGGCGGCAACCCGGATGCGGCTGCACTCCGTGGGGTCCCGGTGCGCCCGGTGATCCTGCTGGCCTACGTGCTCTGCGGCATGGGTGCAGGGCTGGCGGGCGTCCTCTACGCCAGCCGCTTTGGCAATGTCAACCCCGCGAGTATCGGCAATGGCTTCGAGCTCCTCGTGATCGCCGCCGCCGTCATCGGGGGCACGAGCATCTTCGGCGGGGTCGGGAGCGCCACGGGGGCGTTTCTGGGCTGCGTACTTCTCGGTGTTATCAATGTCGCCCTCGCCGTCTTGCAGATCGCCGACACCTGGCAGACCGCGGTCTACGGCCTCGTCATCCTCGCCGCCGTCCTCTTCGACGATGCCACGGCCCGGCGGCTCCGGCTCAACGCCACGGGGGAAGAGTAA
- a CDS encoding phytoene/squalene synthase family protein — MEASLPREVSPTLRDGDVEVARSLNKKHGTSYYFATCFFPRHLREATFALYAFFRVPDEFVDDRVLDEGGEAKARLLLEHWRTDWHKAYALGTSHDPVLRLNAEVFHRYQIPFAYSESFLEAMFRDLSDTRYTTYAELERYMYGSAAVVGLMMSHAIGFSDPRALDYAKKLGYAMQLTNFLRDIDEDFQQRGRIYLPLDELQRFGVKETQFAERRFDANFYSLMQFQMQRAHQLYEDAEPGIALLNPEGRRAVRVASALYRAILTKLEEQGSNPFAGRARTSTLEKVQRTMKVWNG; from the coding sequence ATGGAAGCGTCCTTGCCACGGGAAGTAAGCCCCACCCTTCGCGACGGCGATGTTGAGGTCGCTCGAAGCCTGAATAAGAAGCATGGGACGAGCTACTACTTCGCCACGTGCTTCTTCCCACGGCACCTGCGGGAGGCGACCTTTGCGCTCTACGCCTTCTTCCGGGTCCCCGACGAGTTCGTAGACGACCGGGTGCTGGACGAGGGCGGGGAGGCCAAGGCCCGACTGCTCCTGGAGCACTGGCGTACCGACTGGCACAAGGCCTACGCCCTGGGAACCTCCCACGATCCGGTGCTCCGGCTCAACGCTGAGGTCTTCCACCGCTACCAGATTCCCTTTGCCTACAGCGAGTCGTTTTTAGAGGCGATGTTCCGCGATCTCTCGGACACGCGCTACACCACCTACGCCGAGCTGGAGCGCTACATGTACGGCTCCGCCGCTGTGGTGGGCCTCATGATGAGCCACGCGATTGGCTTCTCGGACCCCCGGGCGCTGGACTACGCCAAGAAGCTCGGCTACGCCATGCAGCTCACGAACTTCCTGCGCGATATCGACGAGGACTTCCAGCAGCGGGGGCGCATCTACCTGCCGCTCGACGAGCTCCAGCGCTTTGGGGTCAAGGAGACGCAGTTCGCGGAGCGCCGCTTCGATGCCAACTTCTACTCCCTGATGCAGTTTCAGATGCAGCGTGCCCACCAGCTCTACGAAGACGCCGAGCCGGGGATCGCGCTCCTCAACCCGGAAGGTCGCCGCGCGGTGCGAGTGGCGAGCGCACTCTACCGGGCGATCCTGACCAAATTAGAAGAGCAGGGAAGCAACCCGTTTGCCGGTCGCGCTCGCACGAGCACGCTGGAGAAGGTACAACGCACCATGAAAGTTTGGAATGGCTAA